A portion of the Deltaproteobacteria bacterium genome contains these proteins:
- a CDS encoding amidohydrolase, translating into MADWKMIDADGHIREVENDVFEYLPDCYKARREAVMYFPLLPHHGWHRQAGREGIGRSFLIPTLQDWQQALDIGKLEAAVIYPTRFMHIGQVGMTDFAVDLCRAYNDYLYDRFLRHERRMKGMALVPLQDVAAAVNELRRVVKDLGMVGAILPADGLPRPLGHPEFHPVYEEAARLGCMLAVHAQNSLRNNDLFMTRAEAATLAHVWPQMRQFTNLVFSGVLGRLPDLKIAFLEAGCGWVPYLMSKMGNRLGELVPAAKLIERGQIYFQCGEEMTTSRDLDLLGDECLFWASDFPHEGIVSMGKAVKEFLDREDIPDASKRKISYDNPKRLYVL; encoded by the coding sequence ATGGCGGATTGGAAAATGATCGACGCGGACGGTCACATTCGTGAAGTCGAAAACGACGTCTTCGAGTACTTGCCCGACTGCTACAAAGCCCGGCGCGAGGCGGTGATGTATTTCCCGCTGCTGCCGCATCACGGCTGGCATCGGCAGGCCGGGCGCGAGGGGATTGGCCGGTCGTTTCTTATTCCCACGCTGCAAGACTGGCAGCAGGCGTTGGATATCGGCAAGCTCGAAGCGGCGGTGATTTATCCGACGCGCTTCATGCATATTGGGCAGGTCGGCATGACAGATTTTGCCGTCGACCTCTGCCGAGCCTACAACGACTATCTTTACGATCGCTTTTTGCGGCACGAGCGGCGTATGAAGGGCATGGCCCTCGTGCCGCTGCAGGATGTGGCCGCGGCGGTGAACGAGTTGCGCCGAGTGGTCAAAGATTTGGGTATGGTCGGGGCTATATTGCCAGCGGATGGTTTGCCACGGCCGCTCGGCCATCCAGAGTTTCATCCGGTTTATGAAGAAGCGGCGCGGCTAGGGTGCATGCTCGCCGTGCACGCGCAGAATTCGCTGCGCAACAACGATCTCTTCATGACGCGTGCCGAGGCGGCGACGTTGGCCCATGTCTGGCCGCAGATGCGTCAATTCACCAATTTGGTTTTTTCCGGTGTGCTTGGTCGCTTGCCCGATTTGAAGATCGCCTTTCTCGAAGCTGGCTGCGGCTGGGTGCCGTATTTGATGAGCAAGATGGGCAACCGTTTAGGTGAATTGGTGCCGGCGGCCAAATTAATCGAGCGCGGCCAGATCTATTTTCAATGCGGCGAAGAGATGACCACCAGCCGCGACTTGGATTTGCTCGGCGATGAATGCCTGTTCTGGGCCTCGGACTTTCCCCACGAGGGCATCGTCAGCATGGGCAAAGCGGTTAAAGAGTTTCTTGACCGCGAGGATATTCCCGATGCGTCGAAGCGAAAAATTAGCTACGACAATCCGAAACGGTTGTACGTGTTATAG
- a CDS encoding MFS transporter, protein MLSRASSSRPCYRPSRGNLRSATARRAFFFLISAGYLSGLLTSGFLSSRTTHRRTIFISGTGLGLALFGLALAHDLWVFRTGLYLLGLAAGLYMPSAIATITSMVEQRHWGKAIAVHELAPNLAFFCGPFIAEVFLRQWSWRAALGSLGATSIAITLAYSQWGRGGESPGESPASSAFGALVRTPAFWIMLILFGMGVSSTVGVYAMLPLYLVSERNIEATWANTLTAFSRSYGPILGVLGGWASDRLGPKKTMTVSLIVTGVLTLLLGVVADNWMAVSVVIQPALAVWFFPAGFAALAVIAPPQARNLAVGFTIPFGYLIGGGATPWFIGLMGDAHLFARGFVVTGVLILCAGLLALSLKLPRYTK, encoded by the coding sequence ATTTTGTCGCGCGCGTCATCTTCTCGCCCTTGTTACCGACCATCGAGAGGGAACTTACGATCAGCCACGGCCAGGCGGGCTTTTTTTTTTCTGATTTCCGCCGGTTACTTGAGCGGCCTGCTTACTTCGGGATTTCTCTCATCGCGGACGACGCATCGCCGGACAATTTTTATCTCCGGAACGGGACTCGGTTTGGCCTTGTTTGGTTTGGCGCTGGCCCACGATCTTTGGGTTTTTCGCACCGGGCTGTATTTGCTGGGGCTCGCTGCCGGCCTCTACATGCCGTCTGCCATCGCTACGATCACATCGATGGTCGAACAGCGCCACTGGGGCAAGGCGATCGCGGTGCACGAGTTGGCGCCAAACTTGGCGTTCTTCTGCGGCCCGTTTATTGCCGAAGTGTTCTTGCGCCAGTGGAGTTGGCGCGCGGCATTGGGGAGCTTGGGGGCGACGTCAATTGCCATTACGCTCGCTTACTCGCAATGGGGCCGTGGCGGTGAGTCTCCTGGCGAGTCGCCGGCATCCAGCGCCTTTGGCGCCTTGGTGCGCACACCGGCGTTCTGGATCATGTTGATTCTTTTCGGCATGGGCGTCAGCTCCACCGTTGGTGTGTACGCGATGTTACCGCTCTATCTGGTCAGTGAAAGGAATATCGAAGCGACCTGGGCCAATACGCTGACCGCGTTCTCGCGCTCCTACGGCCCGATCCTTGGTGTGCTTGGCGGTTGGGCATCCGACCGCCTTGGGCCGAAGAAGACTATGACGGTCAGTTTGATCGTCACCGGCGTTTTGACCCTATTGCTGGGCGTCGTCGCCGACAATTGGATGGCGGTGTCCGTGGTGATCCAGCCCGCCCTCGCCGTGTGGTTTTTCCCCGCCGGTTTCGCTGCGCTGGCGGTCATCGCGCCGCCCCAGGCGCGCAATCTCGCCGTCGGCTTCACCATTCCATTCGGCTATTTGATAGGCGGCGGCGCCACACCCTGGTTTATCGGCCTCATGGGCGATGCCCACCTGTTCGCGCGCGGATTTGTTGTGACCGGAGTCTTGATCCTTTGCGCGGGGCTACTGGCGCTGTCGTTAAAGTTGCCGAGATACACGAAATGA
- a CDS encoding UbiD family decarboxylase — translation MAKSLRTFLDDFRRAYPSDVVSISKTVNPLAYDITAIVKKLGALKKFPVLMFEKPLNAHGKPTDMKVVMSAENSQKKIQVALGLPAEMDRAEMARECLRREAARVGPVMVSKDAAPLKEIVRIGEAVDLYELPLLKHHEMDGGPYLDMSSVAKDRASGVYNCSYHRMEVKDRNHTGFLMTLQHMWRIFRGYEEAGEECPVATVIGHHPAYQMGACYGGPFEISEYDIIGGYLGEPLRLVPSETWGERLLVPADAEIVIEGALLPGKRMVEGPFGEVNGYLGVQGFQQSAHYEVRAITRRQGALHTSILTPEGDKPWMDLAREGAYLRRAREAVPGVVAVCTSGRHALLNVFISMKKMSEGDPGRAAAAVLTWDWAKNVFVFDEDINVYDPTEILWAIATRVQPHLQVSIIKEIMRGSLIDPSMVSPRKTSAMIVDATKPLDRPFSPVSKCPDEALARIRLEDFVPGEVLQHIPVDRTTYWA, via the coding sequence ATGGCAAAATCGCTCAGAACATTTTTAGATGATTTTCGCCGCGCTTATCCCAGCGACGTCGTTTCCATCTCAAAAACGGTCAATCCGCTCGCCTACGACATCACCGCGATCGTCAAAAAACTCGGAGCGCTAAAGAAATTTCCCGTGTTGATGTTCGAAAAGCCATTGAATGCCCACGGTAAGCCGACCGACATGAAGGTCGTCATGAGCGCGGAAAATTCGCAGAAAAAGATTCAGGTGGCGCTCGGTTTGCCGGCGGAGATGGACCGCGCCGAGATGGCGCGCGAGTGTTTGCGCCGGGAGGCGGCGAGGGTTGGGCCGGTGATGGTCAGCAAAGACGCCGCGCCGCTGAAGGAGATCGTTCGCATTGGCGAGGCGGTCGATCTCTACGAGCTGCCGCTGCTCAAACATCACGAGATGGACGGCGGTCCCTATCTCGATATGTCCAGCGTTGCGAAGGATCGAGCCAGTGGCGTTTACAATTGCTCCTATCACCGCATGGAGGTGAAGGACCGTAACCACACCGGGTTTTTGATGACGCTGCAGCATATGTGGCGCATCTTTCGCGGCTACGAAGAAGCCGGCGAAGAGTGTCCGGTGGCAACGGTGATCGGCCATCATCCGGCCTATCAAATGGGCGCCTGCTACGGCGGGCCGTTCGAGATCAGCGAGTATGACATCATCGGCGGCTATCTCGGCGAGCCGCTGCGCCTCGTACCGTCAGAGACGTGGGGCGAGCGCCTGCTCGTGCCGGCGGATGCCGAGATCGTCATCGAAGGCGCGCTTCTCCCAGGCAAGCGCATGGTCGAGGGGCCTTTTGGCGAAGTCAATGGCTATCTCGGCGTGCAGGGCTTTCAACAGTCGGCACACTATGAAGTGCGCGCAATCACGCGCCGCCAGGGCGCGCTGCATACGTCGATTCTTACGCCCGAGGGGGACAAGCCGTGGATGGATCTCGCGCGCGAGGGCGCGTACCTGCGCCGCGCCCGCGAAGCTGTGCCTGGCGTTGTCGCGGTCTGTACTAGCGGGCGCCACGCGCTGCTCAATGTTTTCATTTCAATGAAAAAAATGTCCGAAGGCGACCCAGGCCGCGCCGCGGCAGCGGTGTTGACTTGGGATTGGGCGAAAAACGTTTTTGTCTTCGACGAAGATATCAACGTCTACGATCCGACTGAAATTCTTTGGGCCATCGCCACCCGGGTGCAGCCGCACTTACAGGTGTCGATTATCAAAGAAATCATGCGCGGCAGCTTGATCGATCCGTCGATGGTCAGCCCGCGCAAAACTTCCGCGATGATCGTCGACGCGACCAAACCCCTCGACCGGCCGTTCTCACCGGTCTCCAAATGCCCCGACGAAGCGCTGGCGCGCATTCGGCTTGAAGATTTCGTGCCAGGCGAAGTCTTGCAGCATATTCCCGTCGATCGGACGACGTATTGGGCGTGA
- a CDS encoding four helix bundle protein, whose amino-acid sequence MKTTENAVRDKSFAFALRIVKMAKFLETQKKEFVLSRQVLRSGTLSIINYPISQPWQNRSEHF is encoded by the coding sequence TTGAAAACGACCGAAAATGCGGTTCGAGATAAGTCTTTTGCTTTTGCATTGCGTATCGTGAAGATGGCGAAGTTTCTCGAGACGCAGAAAAAAGAATTTGTATTGTCAAGGCAAGTGTTGCGGAGCGGAACATTGTCCATTATCAATTATCCTATTTCCCAGCCATGGCAAAATCGCTCAGAACATTTTTAG
- a CDS encoding BON domain-containing protein, with the protein MSRALRAVALAVLLVLAGCQAIEDLKSNPKFEDAKILATVKAQLAREDRSTMQEIDVNVDDGIVKLKGNISSADKKNKAGEIAAKVRGVKSVVNNIEVKP; encoded by the coding sequence ATGTCGCGAGCTTTGCGTGCTGTGGCGTTGGCAGTCTTGTTGGTGCTCGCTGGGTGCCAGGCGATTGAAGATCTCAAGTCCAATCCCAAGTTCGAAGATGCCAAGATATTAGCCACCGTGAAAGCGCAGTTGGCGCGCGAGGACCGCTCGACCATGCAGGAAATCGATGTCAACGTCGATGACGGCATCGTCAAACTGAAAGGCAACATCAGCAGCGCCGACAAGAAGAACAAAGCTGGCGAAATCGCCGCGAAAGTTAGGGGCGTCAAAAGCGTGGTCAACAATATCGAAGTAAAGCCGTGA
- a CDS encoding NAD-dependent deacetylase encodes MKLEEFAQKMRQCSDVVVFTGAGISTESGIPDFRSPGGIWTRYRPVTFQEYMSSEEKRIEAWKRRLDGWEQYKNAKPNVGHYFVNTLNVKEKLIGLITQNVDGLHSMAGLPDEKIVELHGSNRKILCMNCSKEFEPEPIVNRLLGASDFQSPKCDTCGGILKSATVSFGQAMPEQAMQTAHEWTEHAEVFIVMGSSLQVQPAASFPVIAKRNGAVLAIINRETGPLDDMADFVHNGAIGEFCGRFGEMIADG; translated from the coding sequence ATGAAGCTCGAAGAATTCGCTCAGAAAATGCGCCAATGCTCCGACGTCGTAGTCTTCACCGGCGCTGGCATCAGCACCGAATCGGGCATTCCCGATTTCCGCAGCCCCGGCGGCATTTGGACGCGCTACCGGCCGGTGACGTTTCAAGAATATATGAGCAGCGAAGAGAAGCGCATCGAGGCCTGGAAGCGCCGCCTCGACGGCTGGGAGCAATACAAAAATGCCAAGCCCAACGTCGGCCACTATTTCGTCAACACGCTCAACGTCAAAGAAAAGCTGATCGGTTTGATCACACAGAACGTCGACGGCCTGCACAGCATGGCTGGGTTGCCGGACGAAAAAATTGTCGAGTTGCACGGCTCAAACCGAAAGATTCTTTGCATGAATTGCAGCAAAGAGTTCGAACCGGAGCCGATCGTTAACCGATTGCTTGGCGCGAGCGATTTTCAGTCGCCCAAGTGCGACACCTGCGGCGGCATTCTAAAGTCGGCGACTGTCTCTTTCGGGCAGGCGATGCCCGAGCAAGCGATGCAGACGGCGCACGAGTGGACCGAGCACGCTGAGGTATTCATTGTCATGGGCTCGTCGCTACAGGTGCAGCCAGCGGCATCGTTCCCGGTGATCGCCAAACGAAACGGCGCGGTTTTAGCGATTATCAACCGCGAAACCGGGCCGCTCGATGATATGGCCGATTTCGTCCACAACGGCGCCATTGGAGAATTTTGCGGCCGCTTCGGCGAAATGATCGCTGACGGATAA
- a CDS encoding hydantoinase/oxoprolinase family protein has protein sequence MSYRVGIDIGGTFTDFVVLDEAGGAVFSSKVLSTPADLAEGVMNALDEFFGKGKRPEDVSFLFHATTVATNALLERKGAKTWLCITEGFTGVYETPELGETRSATYDYLTYPKPPMLVRQRETIQIPERVDFQGNVLRALDEEETRRRLARLQGTGVDSVAVSLIFSFMNSAHEQRLRELIHEVVPDAQVYLSSETLPQIREYPRLTTTVVNAYVAPVVNRYIHRLEEALESRRITKPLYIMQSNGGSLTGGALRNIPVRMIESGPAAGVLGAAHIGRMTQQLKIISFDMGGTTAKAGIVEDGEPRIVPRFQAGEWLISTPSIDLVEIGAGGGSIAWIDRGGLVKVGPQSAGAVPGPACYPNGGELPTVTDADVALGWLNPEFFVGGKFHLNPQAAQNAIAKHIAQPLKLEPIEAANGIIKIVSSGMVEALRLVTVSRGEDPREYLMVAFGGAGPVHAALLAQELKIPRVLVPASPGVHSAMGLLVSDLKRDYVQTHFALLENVDVTEVARRFESMEATAQQEFESQGIAREQIVHERAIDLRYSIQKYELPVPVARGNLNGEMKLQWRRLFDETHEKHFGSRAEDQKVELVNYRLTTKVIVPKPVVNEAALTHEIRQDAIKVRRQAYFDGWHDTPIYYREKLLPGNRVAGPAIIEQMDSTTVVHPGMSAEIDRFGNIIIGI, from the coding sequence ATGAGTTATAGAGTCGGCATCGATATTGGCGGCACGTTCACAGATTTTGTTGTGCTCGATGAAGCGGGCGGGGCGGTTTTTAGTTCTAAAGTCTTGAGCACGCCGGCGGATTTGGCCGAGGGCGTCATGAATGCGCTCGATGAATTCTTTGGTAAGGGCAAGCGGCCCGAGGATGTCTCGTTTTTGTTTCATGCGACTACAGTGGCGACTAATGCGTTGTTGGAGCGCAAGGGTGCGAAGACCTGGCTGTGTATCACGGAAGGTTTCACCGGCGTGTATGAAACGCCGGAGCTGGGCGAGACGCGCAGTGCGACCTATGATTATTTGACCTATCCCAAGCCGCCGATGCTGGTGCGGCAGCGCGAGACGATTCAGATTCCCGAGCGGGTCGATTTTCAAGGGAACGTTTTGCGCGCGCTGGATGAAGAGGAGACACGCAGGCGGCTGGCGCGCTTGCAAGGCACGGGCGTCGATTCGGTCGCGGTGAGCTTGATCTTTTCGTTCATGAATTCGGCGCACGAACAGCGCTTGCGCGAGTTGATTCACGAGGTCGTGCCGGATGCGCAGGTCTACCTTTCCAGCGAGACGCTCCCACAAATTCGCGAGTACCCGCGACTGACCACGACGGTGGTCAACGCTTACGTCGCGCCGGTGGTCAATCGCTACATTCATCGCCTCGAAGAGGCGCTCGAATCGCGGCGCATCACCAAGCCGCTCTACATCATGCAGTCCAACGGAGGTAGCCTCACCGGCGGCGCGCTGCGCAATATTCCGGTGCGCATGATCGAGTCCGGCCCAGCGGCGGGCGTGCTCGGTGCGGCGCATATTGGGCGCATGACCCAGCAGCTGAAAATCATTTCTTTCGACATGGGTGGGACGACGGCGAAGGCCGGCATCGTTGAAGATGGCGAGCCGCGTATTGTGCCGCGCTTTCAAGCTGGCGAGTGGTTGATCTCGACGCCGTCCATCGATCTGGTCGAAATCGGCGCCGGTGGCGGCAGCATCGCGTGGATCGATAGGGGCGGCCTCGTGAAAGTCGGGCCGCAGAGTGCCGGCGCGGTGCCCGGGCCGGCCTGCTATCCCAACGGCGGTGAGTTGCCGACGGTGACTGACGCGGATGTCGCGCTCGGTTGGTTAAACCCAGAGTTCTTCGTGGGCGGCAAATTTCACCTGAATCCGCAAGCCGCGCAAAACGCCATCGCCAAGCACATCGCTCAGCCGCTGAAGCTCGAACCGATCGAGGCGGCCAACGGGATTATTAAAATCGTCAGCTCGGGCATGGTCGAAGCGCTGCGGCTGGTCACTGTGTCGCGCGGCGAGGATCCGCGCGAATATCTGATGGTCGCCTTCGGCGGTGCCGGCCCGGTGCACGCGGCGCTGCTGGCGCAGGAATTGAAAATACCGCGTGTGCTCGTGCCCGCTTCGCCCGGCGTGCACTCTGCCATGGGCTTGTTAGTTTCCGACCTGAAACGCGACTACGTACAGACACATTTCGCCTTGCTGGAAAACGTCGACGTCACCGAGGTGGCGCGCCGCTTTGAGTCGATGGAGGCAACCGCGCAGCAGGAGTTCGAGTCCCAGGGTATAGCTCGAGAACAGATTGTCCACGAGCGCGCCATCGATTTGCGTTACAGCATTCAAAAATACGAGCTGCCAGTGCCTGTAGCGCGAGGCAACTTGAACGGTGAGATGAAATTGCAATGGCGCCGATTGTTCGATGAGACCCATGAGAAACATTTCGGCTCGCGGGCGGAAGATCAAAAAGTCGAATTGGTCAACTATCGGTTGACCACCAAAGTGATCGTGCCCAAACCGGTAGTCAATGAAGCGGCGCTGACACATGAGATTAGACAAGATGCCATCAAAGTGCGGCGCCAGGCTTACTTCGACGGCTGGCACGACACGCCGATCTACTATCGCGAGAAGCTGTTACCGGGCAATCGGGTAGCCGGGCCGGCGATCATTGAGCAGATGGATTCGACGACGGTGGTGCATCCGGGCATGAGCGCGGAGATCGATCGGTTTGGCAATATTATTATTGGAATCTGA
- a CDS encoding ABC transporter substrate-binding protein yields MLKMLRLLLILTAVSSATAAHGASAPTQLRLLYPSFAGSWATAWIAKEAGYFLNEGLDVELIRVGGSSRMVAAMLGGSAPIIQAGAIAAITANVAGSDVVIIGATGSVSPFRLLARPEIKQAADLKGKKAGITTFGSTSDQVMRIALKHFHLEANKDVAILTFGAQPEAFAALANGVVQVAALSYPLYPKAQKMGMRELINFADLGVEDINGTVMTTKSYLAQNRDTALRFMRAFSRGMHRYRTDREFSKKVLGKYGKLNDEDILDGTWQDYAPTLQKTPRPSLKAIQFMIENQYPGKKPLPRPEQFVDLSIVDQLEKSGFLDSLGK; encoded by the coding sequence ATGTTGAAGATGCTTCGGCTCTTGCTAATCCTCACTGCGGTATCCAGCGCCACCGCAGCCCATGGCGCGTCGGCGCCAACCCAGCTACGGCTGCTCTATCCGAGCTTCGCCGGCTCGTGGGCGACGGCGTGGATCGCCAAAGAAGCCGGTTATTTTCTCAACGAAGGTTTGGACGTCGAATTGATCCGCGTCGGCGGCAGTAGCCGCATGGTCGCCGCCATGCTCGGCGGCAGCGCACCGATCATTCAAGCCGGCGCCATCGCGGCGATCACCGCCAACGTCGCCGGCAGCGACGTGGTCATCATCGGCGCTACGGGAAGCGTATCGCCGTTCAGATTGCTCGCCCGGCCCGAGATCAAACAAGCCGCGGACTTAAAAGGCAAGAAAGCCGGCATCACAACCTTCGGCTCGACTTCGGATCAAGTCATGCGCATCGCGCTCAAACATTTCCATCTCGAAGCCAACAAGGATGTTGCCATCTTGACCTTCGGAGCTCAGCCGGAAGCCTTCGCCGCTTTAGCGAACGGCGTTGTCCAGGTCGCCGCGCTAAGTTATCCGCTTTATCCGAAAGCCCAAAAGATGGGCATGCGCGAGCTGATCAATTTCGCCGACCTGGGCGTCGAGGACATCAACGGCACCGTGATGACAACCAAAAGCTATCTGGCGCAGAACCGTGACACGGCGCTGCGCTTCATGCGCGCGTTTAGCCGGGGCATGCACCGCTACCGGACCGATCGTGAGTTCAGCAAAAAAGTCTTGGGCAAATATGGCAAACTGAACGACGAAGACATTCTCGACGGCACCTGGCAAGACTATGCGCCGACGCTGCAAAAAACCCCGCGCCCGTCGCTCAAAGCGATCCAGTTCATGATTGAAAATCAGTATCCGGGGAAAAAGCCGCTGCCGCGGCCTGAACAGTTCGTCGATCTATCGATCGTCGATCAGTTAGAAAAGAGCGGTTTTCTCGACTCGCTTGGCAAATAG
- a CDS encoding amidohydrolase: MPFLDRTYGKPNDFTVKEVLISSDSHVIEPAGLWQKELPKAFQDRAPNYGGQRPNDVPGGAQEKNKRVAEMAADGVSGEVLYPTHGLKCLSLDDHALEAACCRVYNDWLIDYCSAAPDRMIGIAMLSMYDSDEACKELERCRKAGMKGSVIWQVPPAELPFSSPHYDKFWAKSQDLDMSVNLHILSGHGYSRSRTFGQGDTPTGMTAEHNSVNMKLFQSVDSLYDLIYSGVLERFPKLKIVLVENELGWIPFVLEQWDYYFKRHGSNRQGLKIKKAPSEYFHNQIYTTFFNDAVGGHMLNWWGEDNCMWSSDFPHGNSTWPNSRDIVARDLGTLPDKTRAKLVRENVAKVYNIPIPTPVQ, translated from the coding sequence ATGCCATTTCTCGACCGAACCTACGGGAAACCGAATGATTTCACTGTCAAAGAAGTTCTGATCTCCTCCGACTCGCACGTTATCGAGCCGGCCGGCTTGTGGCAGAAGGAATTGCCCAAGGCGTTTCAAGACCGCGCCCCCAACTACGGCGGCCAGCGTCCTAACGACGTTCCCGGCGGCGCCCAGGAGAAAAACAAGCGGGTCGCCGAGATGGCGGCCGACGGCGTAAGCGGCGAAGTGCTCTACCCGACCCACGGCCTGAAATGCCTGAGCCTCGACGACCACGCGTTGGAAGCCGCCTGTTGCCGAGTCTACAACGATTGGCTGATCGATTACTGCAGCGCCGCGCCTGACCGCATGATCGGCATCGCCATGTTGTCGATGTACGACAGTGACGAAGCCTGCAAAGAGCTCGAGCGCTGCCGCAAGGCCGGCATGAAGGGCTCGGTGATCTGGCAGGTGCCGCCAGCGGAGCTGCCGTTCTCGTCGCCGCACTACGACAAGTTCTGGGCCAAGTCGCAAGATCTCGACATGTCGGTCAACCTGCATATCTTGAGCGGCCACGGCTACAGCCGCAGCCGCACCTTTGGCCAGGGCGACACCCCCACAGGCATGACCGCGGAACACAACAGCGTCAACATGAAGCTGTTCCAATCGGTCGATAGTCTTTATGACCTAATCTATTCTGGTGTGCTCGAGCGCTTTCCCAAACTAAAGATCGTCCTGGTCGAAAACGAGCTCGGCTGGATTCCATTTGTGTTGGAGCAGTGGGATTACTACTTCAAACGGCACGGCAGCAATCGCCAGGGCTTGAAAATCAAGAAAGCGCCGAGCGAATACTTCCACAACCAGATCTACACGACGTTCTTCAACGATGCGGTCGGCGGGCACATGCTCAATTGGTGGGGCGAAGACAACTGTATGTGGTCAAGCGACTTCCCGCACGGCAACTCAACATGGCCAAATTCCCGTGACATCGTCGCCCGCGACCTCGGCACACTCCCTGACAAAACGCGCGCGAAGCTTGTCCGCGAAAACGTCGCCAAGGTTTACAACATCCCGATTCCGACTCCGGTCCAGTAA
- a CDS encoding RNA polymerase subunit sigma-70, whose amino-acid sequence MKFRIWCAEKSLVHWRCAMSELLATAESAAGNAPRGSSNIRHLSRMELEGGGQIVLDKGYAYVGHQHRPNGTTILDISDPRKPKVVSTLKPNHEFSHSHKARIVGDLMFVNSEFERGHGAKLQGYDDGGFRIYDVKDRANPKLVNFVKTHGKGVHRFDVDENYAYISTEMEGFVGNILVIYDVRNPSNVKEVSRWWMDGQNVAAGETPHPKHAEHRLHHGMRAGSEIYAGCWMSGVSIVDVSDINKPRTLSHYEYDPACPEPTHTFLKVPHPIGGKRIAVSTEEERSNRGADKGKPHAPFRTWDVSDATKPKLLSSCFLPESSTPYPADKVRCGTHQLREKVDEDNLVYVTWFAGGLRVMDISDPANPKERGYFIPKPGDRLEAPETNDVAKDHRGLLWVTDKQRGLDVIEYKN is encoded by the coding sequence ATGAAATTCCGAATATGGTGCGCTGAAAAGTCACTCGTTCATTGGAGGTGCGCCATGTCTGAACTGTTGGCTACGGCTGAAAGCGCCGCCGGCAATGCGCCGCGCGGCTCATCCAATATTCGTCATCTCTCGCGCATGGAACTCGAAGGCGGCGGCCAGATCGTGCTCGATAAGGGCTACGCCTACGTTGGCCACCAGCACCGGCCCAACGGGACTACGATCCTAGATATCTCCGACCCGCGCAAGCCCAAGGTGGTCAGCACGCTCAAACCCAACCACGAGTTTTCCCACTCGCACAAGGCGCGTATCGTCGGTGACCTGATGTTCGTCAATTCCGAGTTCGAGCGCGGCCATGGGGCCAAGCTGCAAGGCTACGACGATGGCGGCTTTCGCATCTACGACGTCAAGGATCGGGCCAATCCCAAGCTGGTCAATTTCGTGAAAACCCACGGCAAGGGCGTGCATCGCTTCGACGTCGACGAGAACTACGCCTATATTTCGACGGAAATGGAAGGCTTCGTCGGCAACATTCTGGTGATCTACGATGTACGCAATCCGTCCAACGTGAAAGAAGTCTCACGCTGGTGGATGGATGGGCAGAATGTTGCAGCCGGGGAAACACCCCATCCCAAACACGCCGAGCATCGCCTCCATCACGGCATGCGCGCGGGCAGCGAAATCTACGCCGGCTGCTGGATGTCGGGCGTGTCGATCGTCGATGTCAGCGACATCAACAAACCGCGCACACTGTCGCACTACGAGTATGACCCGGCGTGCCCGGAGCCGACCCATACGTTTCTCAAAGTGCCGCACCCAATCGGCGGCAAACGGATCGCTGTGTCGACGGAAGAAGAGCGCTCCAACCGCGGCGCCGACAAAGGCAAACCCCACGCGCCGTTTCGCACCTGGGACGTGAGCGATGCGACCAAGCCGAAATTGCTGAGCTCCTGTTTTTTGCCCGAGTCATCGACGCCCTATCCCGCCGACAAAGTCCGCTGCGGCACGCATCAGCTTCGCGAAAAAGTCGACGAAGACAATCTAGTCTATGTCACCTGGTTTGCTGGCGGCCTGCGCGTGATGGATATCAGCGACCCGGCGAACCCGAAGGAGCGGGGATATTTCATTCCGAAGCCGGGCGATCGATTGGAAGCGCCGGAGACCAACGATGTGGCGAAGGATCATCGCGGGTTGTTGTGGGTGACGGATAAACAGAGGGGGTTGGATGTGATCGAGTACAAGAATTGA
- a CDS encoding BON domain-containing protein — MGQNIDDTTITTQVKAKLAADKGSSITRVQVDTNRGVVALTGTVESTADRARAEQITRSVNGVKNVANNLQVQK; from the coding sequence TTGGGGCAGAATATCGACGACACCACGATCACAACTCAGGTTAAAGCCAAGCTGGCAGCTGACAAAGGCTCGTCGATCACTCGGGTGCAGGTCGATACCAATCGCGGCGTCGTCGCCTTAACTGGCACCGTTGAAAGCACGGCGGATCGGGCCCGCGCCGAGCAAATTACCCGCAGCGTGAACGGCGTTAAGAATGTTGCTAACAATCTTCAGGTTCAAAAATAG